From Pseudobythopirellula maris:
TGCGGATCAGGTCCACCACGCCGCGGAACGGGTCGTCCTGGTGCGGAGGGCCCTGGCCGGCGGGGATCTGCAACGCGATCGGCGTGGCGCCCAACCGGTTCTCGATCTCCTCGAGCACGGCCTCCCAGTCGGCGCCCTCGCGGTCGAGCTTGTTGATGAACGCCAGACGCGGCACGTGGTAGCGGTTGGCCTGACGCCAAACGGTCTCGCTCTGCGCCTCGACGCCCTCTCTAGCGCTGAACACCACCACGGCGCCGTCGAGCACGCGCAGCGATCGCTCGACCTCGGCCGTGAAGTCGACGTGCCCCGGCGTGTCGATCAGGTTGATCCGCACGTCCTTCCACGGCATCTGCACGCAGGCCGAGTAGATCGTGATCCCGCGTTCCTGCTCCTCGGCGTCGTCGTCCGTGGTGGTGGTGCCGAGGTCGACCTCGCCGGCCCGGTGCCGGGCGCCCGACAGGTAGAGCATCCGCTCGGTGACCGTGGTCTTACCCGCGTCGATGTGCGCGATGACGCCGAGGTTGCGGAGCTTGGTGAAGTCGGGCACGGGAGAGTGGAGTGGTCGGAGGTGAGAGGTGGGAGGTCAGCAGGAGGGAACCGCCAAGACGCCAATATCGCCAAGACCTCACAAAATAACATCGCTGTGGGAGGCGTCTCCGACGCCGATATCGCGCTGCGAGCAACAAGCGGCTGGCGCGCCGTTGTCGGCGTCACAGACACCGCCCACATTCACACGTCAAATCATTCTTCTTGGCGTCCTTGGCGTCTTGGCGGTTCTTCTTGTTAGCGCACAAAAAAAGCCAGGGGCCGAGGGTCAGGATTCTATCACAGAACCCTGACCTCCGACCCCTGGCCCCATTGTCTCACTGGAATGGGTCTCTCTCGCTCACCACGCGAAGTGGGCGAAGGCCTTGTTGGCGTCGGCCATGCGGTGGACGTTGTCGCGGCGGGTCATGGCCACGCCCTCGCGGTTGTAGGCGGCCGTGAGCTCGTCGGCGAGCTTCAGGTGCATCGGGCGGCCCTTCTTGTCGCGGACGGCGAGCAGCAGCCAGCGGATCGCGAGCGACTGCTGACGCGTGCGGTTGACCTGCATCGGCACCTGGTAGGCGGCGCCGCCGACGCGCTTCGAGCGGACCTCGATCGAGGGCTTCACGTTCTCGATCGCCTGGGTGAACACGTCGATCGGCTCGACGTCTTCGACCCGCTCCTTGATCACGTCCAGGGCGTCGTAGAACACCCGCTGGGCGGTGCTCTTCTTGCCGTCGTTCATCAAGCAGTTGATGAACTTCGCGGCGAGGAGCGAACCGTGGATCGGATCGGGCTTGAGTTGCTTGCGGCTGGCGGTGATGCGGGCCATGGTATTTAGCTGTCAGCGGTCAGCTGTCAGCGGTCAGCTATTGGAATATGGTTTAAATCAATCTAGCTGAGAGCTAAAAGCTGACAGCCGATCGCTTCGTTACTTCTTCTTGCCCTTGGAGCCTTCTTTCTTGGCTCCGTAGCGGCTGCGGGACTGCTTGCGGTCGGACACGCCGAGCGTGTCCAAGGCGCCGCGGACCACCTGGTAGCGGACGCCCGGCAGGTCGCGGACGCGGCCGCCGCGGACCAGCACGATGCTGTGCTCCTGCAGCGTGTGGCCTTCGCCCGGGATGTAGACCGTGACTTCCTTGCCGTTGGACAGACGCACACGGGTGATCTTCCGCAGAGCCGAGTTCGGCTTCTTGGGCGTCATGGTCCGCACCTGCAGACAAACGCCACGCTTGAAGGGGCACTTCTCCAAGACGGGCGCCTTGGACTTGGTGCGCTTCTTCTTGCGGTTCTTGCGGACGAGCTGGTTGATCGTTGGCATGCGTAATCTGCAGCTTTAGGGGGCTCGGAGAGAGCCGCTCGGTGATTTGGCGTCCGCCCGGCGCGGGGCGTCGGGCGGAGGGAAGTCCAGCAATATGGGGGTTTTCGGCCGGGGTGTCAACCGGGCCCAACGTCGATCGGGCGCGACTCCCGGCTTGCGCCGGGCGGGAGGCCCGCAAGATGGTGCTAATCGGCAGTTTCTCTCGGCGTATCGACCTTACTCGAAGGCCGATACGCCTGGTCGGTCGCTTACGATTCGTCCGTCGCGTCGCCGCCCGAACCCAGCAGGGCGTCGAGGCCGCTCGGGGCGGGCTCGCTGGAAGTCGGCTCGGCCGGGGGGGCCGTCGGCTGCACGCCGCCAGCAGCGGCGCCGTCGTCGCCGGCGCCCAACAGCGGGAACGACCGCTCCAGCACGCTGGCGGTCTCCACCGCCAGGGCCTCGAGGGCCTCGGGCCGGATGCGGACCTCGGCCTCTTGGATGCTGCGGAAGCCGGTGCCGGCCGGGATCAGGTGGCCCAGGATCACGTTCTCCTTCAGGCCGACCAGGTTGTCCGTCCGGCCGCCGAGGGCCGCCTCGGTGAGCACCTTGGTCGTTTCCTGGAAGCTCGCGGCCGAGATGAACGACGAGCTCTGCACGCTCGCCTTGGTGATGCCCAAGAGCTGCGTGCTGGCGGTCGCCTTCTTCGGCTTGACGCCCTTGGCGACATCGCCGCCGAGGGTCTCGATCTGGGCGTTCGCCTGCTCGAGCACCGCCTTGGGAACGATCGAATCCTCGGCGAAGTCGCTGTCGCCCTTCGCGCTGATCTTCAGGCAGTCGTTGAGCGCGTCGTTCGCCTGGCGGAAGTCGTACTTGTCGAGCACCGAACCGGGCAGCAGGTTCGTGTCGCCGGGCGACTCGATCTTCACCTTCCGCAGCATCTGCGAAACGATGATCTCGATGTGCTTGTCGTTGATGTCCACCCGCTGGCTGCGGTAAACGTTCTGGATCTCGCGGGTGAGGTACTGCTGCACCGCCTCTTCGCCCGAGACACGCAGGATGTCGTGCGGCACGAGCGGGCCATCGACCAGCGAGTCGCCCGCCTTGACGATGTCGCCCGAGTGGACGCGGAGGTGCTTGTTGTGCGTCACCAGGTGCTCGCGCTCGATGCCCGCCTCGTTGCGGACCATGATCGAACGCTTGCCGCGTTTCTTCTCGGCCATGATCTCCACGACGCCGTCGATCTCGGCGATGACCGAGGGATCCTTCGGCTTGCGAGCCTCGAAGATCTCGGTGACCCGCGGCAGACCACCGGTGATGTCTTGGGTGCCGCCCGCTTCACGCGGCGTCTTGGCGATCAGGGCGCCGGCGTTGATCTTGGTGCCGGCCTCGACCTCGAGCCGCGCCTTCTCGGGCATGTAGTAGAAGTCGAGGACTTTGCCGTCCTTCGGGTCTTCGACCACGATCTGCGGGTGCAGGTCGCCCTTGTGCTCCATGACCACGTAACGCATCAGGCCCGAGGGGTCCTTCTCGCCGCGGATCGTCTCGCCCGGCGTCAGGTCCTCGTAGCGGATCACGCCGCCGGTCTCGGCGAGAATCGGGATCGAGTGCGGGTCCCACTCGCAGAGCACGTCGCCGATCTTGGCCTCGTCGCCTTCGTTGTGCTTGATCACCGAGCCGGTCGGGATCTCGTACTTCTCGATCTCGCGGCCGCGGTCGTCGACCAACGCCAGCTCGCCGTTCCGGCCGAGCACGACCAGCTCGTCCGAGTCGTTGCGCACCGCGTTGAGCTTGGCGAAGCGGACCTTGCCGCCCTTGGTGGCCTTGATCTCGCTCTGCTCGATGTCGCGGTTGCCGACGCCGCCGATGTGGAACGTCCGCATCGTCAGCTGCGTGCCGGGCTCGCCGATGCTCTGGGCGCCGATGATGCCCACCGCCATGCCCTCTTCGACCATCGAGCCGGTCGACATGTCCATGCCGTAGCAACGCCGGCAGATGCCGAGCGGGGCGACGCAGGTCATCGGGCTGCGGACCTGGATCTTCTCCAGGCCGAGCTCCTCGATCTTGCGGGCGATCTCGGCGGTGATCATCTCGCTCTCGGCCACGATCACCTCGTCGGTGATCGGGTTGACGATGCTTTGACGGCTCACCCGGCCGCGGATCAGCTCCGACAGGCCGACCTCGACCTTCTCGCCGCGGTAGATCACGCCCTTGGTGATGCCCTGCGTCGTGCCGCAGTCGTCCATCGTCACCACCACGTTCTGGGCGACGTCGGCGAGCTTACGCGTGAGGTAACCGGAGTCGGCCGTCTTCAGGGCCGTGTCGGCCAAGCCCTTGCGGGCGCCGTGCGTCGAGCTGAAGTACTCGAGCACCGTCAGGCCCTCGCGGAAGTTCGCCTTGATCGGCGTCTCGATGATCTTGCCGGACGGCTTGGCCATCAGGCCACGCATGCCGCCGAGCTGACGCATCTGCTCCACACCGCCTCGGGCACCGGAGTGCGCCATCAGATAGATCGGGTTGACGTACTGGTTGCCGCGGTAGTCGACCTCCAGCGCGCTCATCATCTCGGTGGTGATCTCTTCGCGGGCGTGGGTCCAGGCGTCGAGCACGCCGTTGTAACGCTCGCCCTCGGTGATGATGCCCCGCTGGTAAAGCTTGTTACGCTTGAGCACTTCCTTCTCGGCGAAGCCGATGATCTTGCCCTTCGTGTCGGGCGTCACCAGGTCGTCGGTGCCGAACGACAAGCCGCTGAGCGTCGACGTGCGGAAGCCGATGCGGTTCATGTCGTCTAGCAGGTCGATCGTGCGGCGCCGGCCGAGAAACTCGTAGCAGTCGCTCACCACCTTGGAGAGCTCGCTGGAGCGCTGCGCCACGTTGTAGTACGGCATGCCCTCGGGCAGGATCTCGTTGAAGAACACCCGGCCGATCGTGGTGTCGATCACGCGGCCCGCCTTGGATGGGTCGCCGTGCTCCTCGCGGAGGCACTGGTCCGGCTTGAGGCGGAACTTGATCCGCGCGTGCGTGTGCGCCTTGCCGAGCGAGTAGGCCATCTCGACTTCGGCGAAGCTGCTGAACGCCATCCCGTCGCCGGGGGCCTCGGGCACGTCCATCGTGATGTAGTAGCAACCCATCACCACGTCTTGCGACGGGCTGATAACCGGGGCGCCGTTGGCCGGGCTGAAGATGTTGTGCGTGCTCATCATCAGCGTGTGCGCTTCGACCTGGGCCTCGATCGAGAGCGGCAGGTGGACGGCCATCTGGTCGCCGTCGAAGTCGGCGTTGAAGCCTTTGCACACGAGCGGGTGCAGGTTGATCGCGTTGCCCTCGACCAGCATCGGCTCGAACGCCTGGATGCCCATGCGGTGCAGCGTGGGCGCCCGGTTCAGGAGCACCGGGTGGTTGGTGATCACCTCTTCGAGGATGTCCCAAACCTCCTCGTCCTTGCGCTCCAGCATCTTCTTGGCCGACTTGATCGTGTCGGCGTGGCCGAGCTCCTTCAGGCGCCGGATGATGAACGGCTGGTAGAGCTCCAGCGCGATCTTCTTGGGCAAGCCGCACTGGTGCAGGCGGAGCGACGGGCCGACGACGATCACGCTGCGCGCCGAGTAGTCGACCCGCTTGCCGAGCAGGTTCTCGCGGAACCGCCCCTGCTTGCCCTTGATCATGTCGGTGAGCGACTTGAGCGGGCGGTTGCTCGAGCCGAGCACCGGCCGCTTGCAGCGGTTGTTGTCGAACAACGCGTCGACACTCTGCTGCAGCATCCGCTTCTCGTTGCGGATGATCACCTCGGGCGCGTTCAGGTCGACCAGCTTCTTGAGCCGGTTGTTGCGGTTGATGATCCGCCGGTAGAGGTCGTTCAGGTCGCTCGTGGCGAAGTTGCCGCTGTCGAGCAGCACCAGCGGACGCAGGTCGGGCGGGATCACCGGGACCACGTCCATCACCAGCCACTCGGGCTTGTTGTCCGAGTCGCGGATCGACTCGACCGTCTTGAGCCGGCCGATCAGGTCCTTGGCCTTCTGCTTGCTGCCGGTCTCTTTCAGGTCGACGCGCAGTTGCTCGGAGAGCGTCACCAGGTCGAGCGCCGCGAGCAGCTTGCGGATCGCCTCGGCGCCCATGTCGGCCTCGAACGTCCCCTCGCCGTACTCCTCACGCGCCGTGCGGTACTCCTCTTCGGTGAGCAGCTGCTGCATCTTGAGCGGCGTGTCGCCCGGGTCGGTGACCACGTAGTCTTGGAAGTAGATCACCTTCTCGAGGCTCGTGGTCTTCATCGCGAGCAGCGAGCCCAAGCGGCTCGGCATCGCCTTGAAGAACCAGATGTGCACGATCGGCGCGGCGAGCTCGATGTGGCCCATCCGCTTGCGACGCACGCGGCTGTGCGTGACCTTCACGCCACAGCGGTCGCAGATCATGCCCTTGTACTTCATGCCGCGGTACTTGCCGCAGGCGCACTCCCAGTCCTTCTCCGGCCCGAAGATCCGCTCGCAGAACAGGCCGTCCTTCTCGGGGCGGTAGGTCCGGTAGTTGATTGTCTCGGGCTTCTTGACCTCGCCGAACGACCAGCTGCGGATGTCGTGAGGCCGCGCGAGGCTGATCTTCACCGACGCGTAGTCGTTGATGCGGTCGTAGTTTGAGGTTTCGAGCAAGCTCATCGTGCACTCCTGTGGGAATTGTCCTCACGCAAAGACGCGAAGGCGCAAAGGGTGTTTTGCATCGGTCTCACGCTTGTCC
This genomic window contains:
- the rpsG gene encoding 30S ribosomal protein S7, producing MARITASRKQLKPDPIHGSLLAAKFINCLMNDGKKSTAQRVFYDALDVIKERVEDVEPIDVFTQAIENVKPSIEVRSKRVGGAAYQVPMQVNRTRQQSLAIRWLLLAVRDKKGRPMHLKLADELTAAYNREGVAMTRRDNVHRMADANKAFAHFAW
- the rpsL gene encoding 30S ribosomal protein S12; this encodes MPTINQLVRKNRKKKRTKSKAPVLEKCPFKRGVCLQVRTMTPKKPNSALRKITRVRLSNGKEVTVYIPGEGHTLQEHSIVLVRGGRVRDLPGVRYQVVRGALDTLGVSDRKQSRSRYGAKKEGSKGKKK
- the rpoC gene encoding DNA-directed RNA polymerase subunit beta' translates to MSLLETSNYDRINDYASVKISLARPHDIRSWSFGEVKKPETINYRTYRPEKDGLFCERIFGPEKDWECACGKYRGMKYKGMICDRCGVKVTHSRVRRKRMGHIELAAPIVHIWFFKAMPSRLGSLLAMKTTSLEKVIYFQDYVVTDPGDTPLKMQQLLTEEEYRTAREEYGEGTFEADMGAEAIRKLLAALDLVTLSEQLRVDLKETGSKQKAKDLIGRLKTVESIRDSDNKPEWLVMDVVPVIPPDLRPLVLLDSGNFATSDLNDLYRRIINRNNRLKKLVDLNAPEVIIRNEKRMLQQSVDALFDNNRCKRPVLGSSNRPLKSLTDMIKGKQGRFRENLLGKRVDYSARSVIVVGPSLRLHQCGLPKKIALELYQPFIIRRLKELGHADTIKSAKKMLERKDEEVWDILEEVITNHPVLLNRAPTLHRMGIQAFEPMLVEGNAINLHPLVCKGFNADFDGDQMAVHLPLSIEAQVEAHTLMMSTHNIFSPANGAPVISPSQDVVMGCYYITMDVPEAPGDGMAFSSFAEVEMAYSLGKAHTHARIKFRLKPDQCLREEHGDPSKAGRVIDTTIGRVFFNEILPEGMPYYNVAQRSSELSKVVSDCYEFLGRRRTIDLLDDMNRIGFRTSTLSGLSFGTDDLVTPDTKGKIIGFAEKEVLKRNKLYQRGIITEGERYNGVLDAWTHAREEITTEMMSALEVDYRGNQYVNPIYLMAHSGARGGVEQMRQLGGMRGLMAKPSGKIIETPIKANFREGLTVLEYFSSTHGARKGLADTALKTADSGYLTRKLADVAQNVVVTMDDCGTTQGITKGVIYRGEKVEVGLSELIRGRVSRQSIVNPITDEVIVAESEMITAEIARKIEELGLEKIQVRSPMTCVAPLGICRRCYGMDMSTGSMVEEGMAVGIIGAQSIGEPGTQLTMRTFHIGGVGNRDIEQSEIKATKGGKVRFAKLNAVRNDSDELVVLGRNGELALVDDRGREIEKYEIPTGSVIKHNEGDEAKIGDVLCEWDPHSIPILAETGGVIRYEDLTPGETIRGEKDPSGLMRYVVMEHKGDLHPQIVVEDPKDGKVLDFYYMPEKARLEVEAGTKINAGALIAKTPREAGGTQDITGGLPRVTEIFEARKPKDPSVIAEIDGVVEIMAEKKRGKRSIMVRNEAGIEREHLVTHNKHLRVHSGDIVKAGDSLVDGPLVPHDILRVSGEEAVQQYLTREIQNVYRSQRVDINDKHIEIIVSQMLRKVKIESPGDTNLLPGSVLDKYDFRQANDALNDCLKISAKGDSDFAEDSIVPKAVLEQANAQIETLGGDVAKGVKPKKATASTQLLGITKASVQSSSFISAASFQETTKVLTEAALGGRTDNLVGLKENVILGHLIPAGTGFRSIQEAEVRIRPEALEALAVETASVLERSFPLLGAGDDGAAAGGVQPTAPPAEPTSSEPAPSGLDALLGSGGDATDES